In a genomic window of Chrysemys picta bellii isolate R12L10 chromosome 1, ASM1138683v2, whole genome shotgun sequence:
- the LOC135980019 gene encoding uncharacterized protein LOC135980019, translated as MMESQDHKRAPAWTEREVRDLLTIWGDESVLAELHSSKRNGKILEKVSKAMKDRGHNRDAQQCRVKIKELRQAYRKAREANGRSGAEPQTCRFYAELHAMLGGAATTTPTVCFDSVNGETRNREAGSGYAKDDDDDDEDNEDNSQQGSGETSFPNSQDMFITLDLEPVTPELTQGMLPDPEGTQGTSAANVSPSQRLAKIRRRKRRTRDDMFTELQMSSHADRAQQNAWRQSMSECKKAQYEREERWQDESRAEQSKWQAEDDRWHQLADRRQESMLRLLEHQTDMLQRMIELQERQQEQRPPLQPLCNQQPSSPSPTASSPRRPRTWWGASGHPATLSQMIAQASEGWPSISVKVLNCSVSFSFPPPPPIPGYLGNYPPSCVMN; from the exons atgatggagtcccaggatcacaaaagagctccagcatggacagaacgggaggtacgggatctgctcaccatatggggagatgaatcagtgctagctgaactccatagcagtaaacgaaatggcaaaatattagaaaaggtctcaaaggccatgaaggacagaggccataacagggacgcacagcagtgccgcgtgaaaattaaggagctaaggcaagcctaccgcaaagccagagaggcaaacggaaggtccggggcagagccgcaaacatgccgcttctacgcggagctgcatgcgatgctagggggtgcagccaccactaccccaaccgtgtgctttgactctgtcaatggagaaacacgcaacagggaagcgggttcggggtacgcgaaagatgatgatgatgatgatgaagacaatgaagataactcacagcaaggaagcggagaaaccagtttccccaacagccaggatatgtttatcaccctggacctggaaccagtaacccccgaactcacccaaggcatgctcccagaccctgagggcacacaagggacctctg ctgcaaatgtttctccttcgcagaggctagcaaagattagaaggagaaaacggcggactcgggatgatatgttcacggagctccagatgtcctcccacgctgatagagcacagcagaatgcgtggaggcagtcaatgtcagagtgcaaaaaagcacagtatgaacgagaggagaggtggcaggatgaatcgcgggctgaacagagcaagtggcaggctgaagacgataggtggcatcagcttgcagacagaaggcaagagtcgatgctccggctgctggagcatcaaactgatatgctccagcgtatgattgagctgcaggaaaggcagcaggagcagagaccgccgctacagcccctgtgtaaccaacagccctcctccccaagtcccactgcctcctcacccagacgcccaagaacatggtggggggcctccggccacccagccactctatcccagatgattgcccaagcatcggaaggctggccttcaataagtgttaaagttttaaactgcagtgtgtccttttccttccctcctcccccacccatcccgggctaccttggcaattatccccctagttgtgtgatgaattaa